In Silene latifolia isolate original U9 population chromosome 3, ASM4854445v1, whole genome shotgun sequence, a single window of DNA contains:
- the LOC141648611 gene encoding uncharacterized protein LOC141648611 produces MYGRKRSDSVKEQEGVQHPVYYISKSLLPAETRYTSFEKLALALVTASYKLRPYFESHTIHVITNYPLKTIMRKPELSGRMTKWSVHLSGYDLQFEPRTAIKSQALADFVSDFCPATRGEAEEGMLTMMGSQDGEVWTLYIDGASNARGAGVGLVLRSPKGDMIVQAIRCEFKATNNEAEYEALILGMQMASGLKVRNLRVYSDSLLVVNHVNNEYVARDSKMIAYLKIATEQKSKFRTFKITQVPRDQNVEADALATLGATFQPTELSNIPITHVLTPAIQKEPDLDSTVKGVHMQRVQGTRMLVSSVGQQDADWRIPYLNWLRDGTLPEDRKEAQSFRIKASRTMPQVLKQGGSRNNTARHAQWRMWNHAGGRSLSNKILRQGYFWPTMRADAINHAKRCESCQKAAPAIHQPAEPMHPIISPWPFMMWGMDIVGKLPRAPGNRVYMLAMTDYFSKWIEAEAMTEVKEQQVISFIKRNIISRFGIPSEIICDNGSQFISITSRLRARWNITPRKSPDIHKPTASESKE; encoded by the exons ATGTACGGCCGTAAGCGCAGCGATTCGGTTAAAGAGCAAGAAGGAGTGCAGCATCCCGTATATTATATTAGTAAGTCTCTGCtccctgcagagaccaggtacacttcTTTTGAAAAATTAGCACTGGCTTTGGTTACTGCCTCTTATAAACTGCGGCCGTACTTCGAATCTCACACCATCCATGTCATAACCAATTACCCGCTAAAGACTattatgaggaagcctgaactttcaGGGAGAATGACTAAGTGGTCAGTGCATCTTAGTGGCTATGACTTGCAATTTGAACCCAGAACGGCGATAAAATCCCAAGCCCTAGCAGATTTCGTCTCTGACTTCTGCCCTGCAACTCGTGGGGAGGCAGAGGAAGGAATGCTGACGATGATGGGAAGCCAGGATGGTGAGGTGTGGACCCtgtatattgacggagcctcaaaTGCTAGAGGAGCTGGTGTGGGTTTAGTACTGCGATCTCCTAAAGGGGATATGATAGTGCAAGCCATTAGGtgcgaattcaaggcaaccaataaTGAGGCCGAGTATGAAGCTCTTATACTTGGGATGCAGATGGCGTCAGGGCTCAAGGTAAGGAACCTAAGAGTATATAGTGACTCCTTACTTGTGGTGAATCATGTGAACAACGAATACGTGGCACGAGACTCAAAGATGATAGCCTACCTGAAGATAGCCACAGAGCAGAAATCAAAGTTTAGGACATTCAAGATAACCCAGGTGCCacgagatcagaacgtggaggcTGATGCCCTGGCTACGCTGGGGGCAACCTTCCAGCCCACGGAGCTGTCAAACATACCAATTACTCACGTATTGACCCCAGCCATCCAGAAAGAGCCAGACTTGGATTCCACAGTAAAGGGTGTACACATGCAGCGCGTACAGGGAACCAGAATGCTGGTTTCCTCAGTGGGACAGCAGGATGCAGATTGGAGGATTCCATACCTAAATTGGCTAAGGGATGGGACACTCCCTGAAGACAGAAAGGAAGCACAAAGTTTTAGAATAAAAGCTTCCAG GACCATGCCTCAGGTGCTTAAGCAAGGAGGAAGCAGAAACAATACTGCAAGACATGCACAGTGGAGAATGTGGAACCACGCTGGAGGACGAAGCCTGTCAAACAAAATCTTAAGACAGGGGTATTTCTGGCCCACAATGCGCGCAGACGCCATAAACCATGCCAAACGTTGTGAATCATGTCAAAAGGCGGCTCCAGCGATTCACCAGCCAGCAGAACCAATGCATCCAATTATCTCTCCATGGCCATTCAtgatgtggggcatggacatagtgggAAAGCTACCCAGGGCTCCAGGAAACAGAGTATATATGCTAGCGATGACcgactacttctcaaaatggatTGAAGCAGAAGCCATGACAGAGGTAAAAGAACAACAGGTGATCTCTTTCATCAAGCGCAACATCATAAGCAGATTTGGGATACCATCCGAGATCATATGCGACAACGGGTCCCAATTCATATCGATAACATCAAGGCTTCGTGCACGATGGAACATAACACCGAGAAAGTCCCCGGATATCCACAAACCAACGGCAAGTGAATCCAAAGAATAA
- the LOC141648612 gene encoding uncharacterized protein LOC141648612 has protein sequence MAKTRLTSSSSTTIDLENDDFPTQGVLKRPYSGDSHLTQEDIPRIKALLGLGDDVVIHIPKPGQKADAFRSGWICLYTYPFVLGLKFPFPPMIQEFIRLNSLPMAQIAPYAWRILLSTVALNNSMGAEIGLSDLAHRFECRSLGHGQYTFRSVEKTENFLLSAAKGKDDGWYEDFFYIKLESLPIRADYLFEHWIFAKKLKNPEKSEDEDTSVAKLFSIPEDRRSFPLLLAGLDDSATEETMSSGSAKPSASEILMRHARKRTADSSHSPASSRRRSSSRPAPEPIEATPISRAPGSPIHSDELLLRLPAEFGDADRANYWPALERLLTPACSKAFDSTAPQEMTDLAAEHCFLALQSSLYLRKIFAAEG, from the exons ATGGCTAAGACTCGCTTAACTTCATCTTCCTCCACCACCATCGACCTTGAAAACGACGACTTCCCCACTCAGGGAGTCCTCAAAAGACCATACTCCGGTGACTCCCACCTTACCCAGGAGGATATACCCAGAATCAAGGCCCTGCTGGGGCTAGGTGATGATGTGGTGATCCACATCCCCAAACCTGGCCAGAAAGCAGACGCTTTTCGTTCGGGGTGGATCTGCTTGTACACCTACCCCTTTGTCCTTGGTCTCAAATTTCCGTTCCCCCCAATGATCCAAGAGTTCATCCGTTTGAACTCTCTCCCCATGGCCCAAATTGCTCCTTACGCGTGGAGGATCCTCCTGTCCACCGTTGCTTTGAACAATAGCATGGGCGCCGAGATTGGTTTATCAGATCTGGCCCATAGGTTCGAGTGCCGATCACTGGGGCACGGCCAATATACTTTTAGGTCTGTGGAGAAGACCGAAAACTTCCTCCTCTCGGCGGCAAAAGGGAAAGATGACGGGTGGTATGAGGATTTCTTCTATATCAAGCTTGAGTCTCTTCCCATTCGTGCCGACTACCTGTTTGAACACTGGATTTTCGCCAAGA AACTCAAGAACCCTGAGAAATCCGAGGACGAGGATACTTCTGTTGCCAAGCTCTTTTCCATCCCTGAAGATCGTAGATCTTTCCCCCTCCTGCTTGCTGGTTTAGACGACTCTGCTACCGAGGAAACCATGTCTTCTG GAAGTGCCAAACCATCTGCCTCCGAGATCTTGATGCGCCATGCCAGGAAGAGGACTGCTGACTCCTCTCACTCTCCTGCCTCCTCAAGAAGAAGATCCTCTTCTAGGCCTGCTCCAGAGCCTATTGAAGCTACCCCAATATCACGCGCTCCTGGGTCCCCCATTCACTCTGACGAGCTGCTTCTACGACTCCCTGCTGAGTTTGGGGACGCTGACCGGGCCAATTATTGGCCTGCGCTAGAAAGGCTCCTGACCCCAGCTTGCTCCAAGGCTTTTGACTCAACTGCCCCCCAGGAGATGACTGACCTGGCTGCAGAGCACTGCTTCCTG GCTCTCCAATCTTCTCTCTACCTTCGCAAGATCTTTGCCGCAGAGGGCTAA